A window of the Brassica oleracea var. oleracea cultivar TO1000 chromosome C1, BOL, whole genome shotgun sequence genome harbors these coding sequences:
- the LOC106315499 gene encoding uncharacterized protein LOC106315499 isoform X1 — MPMSSKTMNMLEGLVKDSSFKWLLGKQSSFDEEIEEMGRSPSAGTNWIPELSPVANVVVRRCSKILGVSANDLRDSFKQEASESLKQPSLFARNFLEYCCFRALSLSVGVTGHLADKKFRRLTFDMMVVWEVPAVASQALLSVEEDATVSIEAFSRIAPAVPIIADVIICENLFGMLTSSTGGRLQFSVYDKYLCGLERAIKKMRTQSESSLLSGVRLKKEKILEIDGTVTTQPVLEHVGMSTWPGRLILTDHSLYFEALKVVSYDKPKRYDLSEDLKQIVKAELTGPWGTRLFDKAVSYKSISLSEPVVMEFPELKGHTRRDYWLAIIREVLYVHRYINKYKITGLARDEALSKAVLGIIRVQAIQELSLTNSMCYENLLPFNLCDQLPGGDLILETLAEMSTSREIHRSNRSKDTAGTLHSSASDMVSQLGSVFGGSSPRSRTSEKTSSLVLGEVVVGDVNPLERAVKESRKNYEKVVLAQETVNGVKMEGIDTNLAVMKELMLPVMETGNVVLSLLYWDDPMKSTVFCLFTSLIIWKGWLVYVFALASLFSAIFMVLTRCFSKGKLTVELKVTAPPPMSTMEQLLAVQNGISELEQNIQDGNIILLKFRALLFSLFPQASEKFAVAMVVAATMLAFVPGRYLLLVVFVELFTRYSPPRRASTERLIRRLREWWFSIPAAPVILQHDDKNETKKKK; from the exons ATGCCAATGTCGAGCAAAACCATGAACATGCTCGAAGGTTTGGTTAAAGACTCTTCTTTCAAATGGCTGCTCGGGAAACAAAGCTCCTTCGATGAAGAGATCGAAGAGATGGGAAGATCCCCATCTGCTGGCACCAACTGGATTCCTGAGCTCTCTCCTGTTGCCAATGTGGTTGTCCGCAGGTGTTCTAA GATACTTGGTGTTTCTGCAAATGACCTGCGAGACAGTTTCAAACAAGAGGCATCTGAATCTCTGAAGCAGCCTTCTCTATTTGCAAGGAACTTTCTAGAGTACTGTTGTTTCAGGGCACTCTCACTCTCTGTGGGAGTCACTGGTCATCTAGCCGATAAAAAGTTCAGACGTTTAACCTTTGACATGATGGTTGTCTGGGAAGTCCCAGCTGTTGCTAGCCAGGCTCTGCTCAGTGTAGAAGAAGATGCAACAGTGAGTATAGAAGCCTTCTCACGGATAGCACCAGCGGTTCCTATCATAGCTGATGTGATCATATGTGAAAACCTCTTTGGTATGCTTACTTCTTCAACGGGTGGTCGGCTCCAGTTCTCTGTTTACGACAAGTACTTATGTGGACTTGAGAG AGCAATAAAGAAGATGAGGACTCAGTCCGAATCCTCTCTGCTCTCTGGTGTTCGACTAAAAAAGGAGAAGATTCTGGAAATAGACGGGACGGTTACTACACAACCAGTTCTCGAACATGTTGGAATGTCGACATGGCCAGGTCGCTTGATTCTAACGGACCATTCGCTATATTTTGAGGCCTTAAAAGTCGTCTCTTACGACAAACCAAAGCGGTATGACTTATCTGAAGATCTAAAGCAAATAGTTAAAGCGGAGTTAACCGGTCCTTGGGGTACTCGGCTTTTCGACAAGGCCGTTTCTTACAAGTCTATCTCTCT ATCAGAACCAGTCGTGATGGAGTTCCCAGAGCTTAAAGGCCACACACGCCGTGATTACTGGCTCGCTATTATACGAGAAGTGTTGTACGTTCACAGATACATTAACAAGTACAAGATCACGGGTTTGGCGAGAGACGAAGCACTCTCAAAGGCTGTACTTGGGATCATACGTGTGCAAGCTATCCAAGAGCTCAGTTTGACGAATTCCATGTGTTACGAAAATCTTCTCCCGTTCAATCTCTGTGATCAGCTTCCTGGTGGGGATCTGATTCTTGAGACGCTGGCTGAGATGTCTACTTCGAGAGAGATTCATCGATCAAATAGATCCAAAGATACAG CAGGGACATTACACTCCTCAGCTTCAGACATGGTTTCACAGCTTGGTTCTGTGTTTGGAGGGTCGAGTCCAAGAAGCAGAACGAGTGAGAAGACGAGTAGTCTTGTGTTAGGTGAAGTAGTTGTTGGAGATGTGAATCCATTAGAGAGAGCAGTGAAGGAGTCACGTAAGAACTACGAGAAGGTTGTGCTTGCACAAGAGACTGTTAATGGTGTCAAGATGGAGGGCATTGACACCAACTTAGCCGTCATGAAG GAACTGATGCTTCCGGTAATGGAAACAGGGAACGTGGTTTTGTCTCTGTTGTATTGGGACGATCCTATGAAGTCTACTGTTTTCTGTCTCTTCACCAGTTTAATAATCTGGAAGGGATGGCTTGTATACGTCTTTGCTCTTGCGTCTCTCTTCTCCGCAATCTTCATGGTTCTCACGAGATGTTTCAGCAAGGGAAAGCTCACGGTCGAGCTGAAAGTAACCGCTCCTCCACCTATGAGCACGATGGAACAGCTTTTAGCTGTCCAGAACGGGATCTCGGAGCTAGAACAGAACATTCAAGACGGAAACATCATTCTCCTCAAGTTCCGAGCCTTATTGTTCTCGCTTTTCCCTCAGGCTAGCGAGAAGTTTGCAGTTGCTATGGTGGTTGCAGCTACCATGTTGGCTTTTGTTCCAGGACGTTACTTGCTTCTCGTGGTGTTTGTGGAGCTTTTCACAAGGTACTCGCCGCCACGAAGAGCAAGCACCGAGCGGCTGATTAGGCGGTTGAGAGAGTGGTGGTTTAGCATACCGGCAGCTCCTGTGATCCTCCAACATGATGACAAGAACGAAACCAAGAAGAAAAAATGA
- the LOC106315499 gene encoding uncharacterized protein LOC106315499 isoform X2, with product MPMSSKTMNMLEGLVKDSSFKWLLGKQSSFDEEIEEMGRSPSAGTNWIPELSPVANVVVRRCSKILGVSANDLRDSFKQEASESLKQPSLFARNFLEYCCFRALSLSVGVTGHLADKKFRRLTFDMMVVWEVPAVASQALLSVEEDATVSIEAFSRIAPAVPIIADVIICENLFGMLTSSTGGRLQFSVYDKYLCGLERAIKKMRTQSESSLLSGVRLKKEKILEIDGTVTTQPVLEHVGMSTWPGRLILTDHSLYFEALKVVSYDKPKRYDLSEDLKQIVKAELTGPWGTRLFDKAVSYKSISLSEPVVMEFPELKGHTRRDYWLAIIREVLYVHRYINKYKITGLARDEALSKAVLGIIRVQAIQELSLTNSMCYENLLPFNLCDQLPGGDLILETLAEMSTSREIHRSNRSKDTGTLHSSASDMVSQLGSVFGGSSPRSRTSEKTSSLVLGEVVVGDVNPLERAVKESRKNYEKVVLAQETVNGVKMEGIDTNLAVMKELMLPVMETGNVVLSLLYWDDPMKSTVFCLFTSLIIWKGWLVYVFALASLFSAIFMVLTRCFSKGKLTVELKVTAPPPMSTMEQLLAVQNGISELEQNIQDGNIILLKFRALLFSLFPQASEKFAVAMVVAATMLAFVPGRYLLLVVFVELFTRYSPPRRASTERLIRRLREWWFSIPAAPVILQHDDKNETKKKK from the exons ATGCCAATGTCGAGCAAAACCATGAACATGCTCGAAGGTTTGGTTAAAGACTCTTCTTTCAAATGGCTGCTCGGGAAACAAAGCTCCTTCGATGAAGAGATCGAAGAGATGGGAAGATCCCCATCTGCTGGCACCAACTGGATTCCTGAGCTCTCTCCTGTTGCCAATGTGGTTGTCCGCAGGTGTTCTAA GATACTTGGTGTTTCTGCAAATGACCTGCGAGACAGTTTCAAACAAGAGGCATCTGAATCTCTGAAGCAGCCTTCTCTATTTGCAAGGAACTTTCTAGAGTACTGTTGTTTCAGGGCACTCTCACTCTCTGTGGGAGTCACTGGTCATCTAGCCGATAAAAAGTTCAGACGTTTAACCTTTGACATGATGGTTGTCTGGGAAGTCCCAGCTGTTGCTAGCCAGGCTCTGCTCAGTGTAGAAGAAGATGCAACAGTGAGTATAGAAGCCTTCTCACGGATAGCACCAGCGGTTCCTATCATAGCTGATGTGATCATATGTGAAAACCTCTTTGGTATGCTTACTTCTTCAACGGGTGGTCGGCTCCAGTTCTCTGTTTACGACAAGTACTTATGTGGACTTGAGAG AGCAATAAAGAAGATGAGGACTCAGTCCGAATCCTCTCTGCTCTCTGGTGTTCGACTAAAAAAGGAGAAGATTCTGGAAATAGACGGGACGGTTACTACACAACCAGTTCTCGAACATGTTGGAATGTCGACATGGCCAGGTCGCTTGATTCTAACGGACCATTCGCTATATTTTGAGGCCTTAAAAGTCGTCTCTTACGACAAACCAAAGCGGTATGACTTATCTGAAGATCTAAAGCAAATAGTTAAAGCGGAGTTAACCGGTCCTTGGGGTACTCGGCTTTTCGACAAGGCCGTTTCTTACAAGTCTATCTCTCT ATCAGAACCAGTCGTGATGGAGTTCCCAGAGCTTAAAGGCCACACACGCCGTGATTACTGGCTCGCTATTATACGAGAAGTGTTGTACGTTCACAGATACATTAACAAGTACAAGATCACGGGTTTGGCGAGAGACGAAGCACTCTCAAAGGCTGTACTTGGGATCATACGTGTGCAAGCTATCCAAGAGCTCAGTTTGACGAATTCCATGTGTTACGAAAATCTTCTCCCGTTCAATCTCTGTGATCAGCTTCCTGGTGGGGATCTGATTCTTGAGACGCTGGCTGAGATGTCTACTTCGAGAGAGATTCATCGATCAAATAGATCCAAAGATACAG GGACATTACACTCCTCAGCTTCAGACATGGTTTCACAGCTTGGTTCTGTGTTTGGAGGGTCGAGTCCAAGAAGCAGAACGAGTGAGAAGACGAGTAGTCTTGTGTTAGGTGAAGTAGTTGTTGGAGATGTGAATCCATTAGAGAGAGCAGTGAAGGAGTCACGTAAGAACTACGAGAAGGTTGTGCTTGCACAAGAGACTGTTAATGGTGTCAAGATGGAGGGCATTGACACCAACTTAGCCGTCATGAAG GAACTGATGCTTCCGGTAATGGAAACAGGGAACGTGGTTTTGTCTCTGTTGTATTGGGACGATCCTATGAAGTCTACTGTTTTCTGTCTCTTCACCAGTTTAATAATCTGGAAGGGATGGCTTGTATACGTCTTTGCTCTTGCGTCTCTCTTCTCCGCAATCTTCATGGTTCTCACGAGATGTTTCAGCAAGGGAAAGCTCACGGTCGAGCTGAAAGTAACCGCTCCTCCACCTATGAGCACGATGGAACAGCTTTTAGCTGTCCAGAACGGGATCTCGGAGCTAGAACAGAACATTCAAGACGGAAACATCATTCTCCTCAAGTTCCGAGCCTTATTGTTCTCGCTTTTCCCTCAGGCTAGCGAGAAGTTTGCAGTTGCTATGGTGGTTGCAGCTACCATGTTGGCTTTTGTTCCAGGACGTTACTTGCTTCTCGTGGTGTTTGTGGAGCTTTTCACAAGGTACTCGCCGCCACGAAGAGCAAGCACCGAGCGGCTGATTAGGCGGTTGAGAGAGTGGTGGTTTAGCATACCGGCAGCTCCTGTGATCCTCCAACATGATGACAAGAACGAAACCAAGAAGAAAAAATGA
- the LOC106315524 gene encoding uncharacterized protein LOC106315524, protein MEFPPPQERSKRLHNFTLPYLRWGEQRFLRCVKLASSPDHRSPAVDGGGEFGDGKLRLDPPKVSTLGNGGGDAARPWNLRTRRAACNEPGDEEPTGVVVKRGGSHEGDSSPQKLKFSVSLLRQEIEDDFTAFVGKKPTRRPKKRPRPVQKQINTLFPGLWLAEEVTACSYDVPEAAAET, encoded by the exons ATGGAGTTCCCTCCGCCTCAGGAGAGATCAAAGCGCCTCCACAACTTCACCTTACCTTATCTCCGATGGGGTGAGCAGAGATTCCTCAGGTGCGTCAAGCTCGCTTCTTCTCCCGATCACAGATCTCCCGCTGTTGACGGAGGAGGAGAGTTTGGAGACGGGAAGCTAAGGCTCGATCCACCAAAGGTGTCGACTTTGGGGAATGGAGGAGGCGATGCAGCTCGGCCGTGGAATCTGAGGACGAGGAGAGCTGCTTGCAACGAGCCGGGAGATGAGGAGCCCACTGGCGTCGTCGTCAAGAGAGGTGGTAGTCACGAAGGAGATTCATCGCCGCAGAAATTGAAATTCTCTGTTTCTTTGTTGAGACAAGAGATCGAAGATGATTTCACTGCCTTCGTTGGCAAAAAGCCTACTCGTAGGCCCAAGAAGAGACCGAGACCTGTCCAGAAGCAAATTAAT ACTCTTTTCCCCGGATTGTGGCTTGCAGAAGAAGTAACAGCATGCTCTTACGACGTCCCTGAGGCTGCTGCTGAAACATGA
- the LOC106315538 gene encoding uncharacterized protein LOC106315538 has translation MATPLPDFEATRASSSSSTTVISSSVPSSSRPPASNSFSEDAEEISPILFFLFFHKAVCSELESLHRLALEFATGHHVDLRLLRERYRFLRSIYKHHCNAEDEVIFSALDIRVKNVAQTYSLEHKGESTLFDHLFELLNPATEIDESYRRGLASSTGALQTSVSQHLAKEQKQVFPLLIEKFKHEEQAYIVWRFLCSIPVNMLAVFLPWLASSISVDESKEMQTCLSKIVPDETLLQQVIFTWLGRKSDTAASCRIEDSLFQCCMDSSSSMLPCETSRAQCACEGSKVGKRKYQELTSHDSFDAQMHPIDEIKLWHKSMNKEMKEIADEARKIQLSGDFSDLSAFDERLQYIAEVCIFHSLAEDKIIFPAVDGEFSFSEEHDEEENQFNEFRCLIENIKSAGASSTSAAEFYTKLCAHADQIMETIQRHFHNEEIQVLPLARKNFTFKRQQELLYQSLCIMPLRLIERVLPWLAASLTEDEAKNFLKNLQAGAPKSDAALVTLFSGWACKGRKAGECLSPNGNGLCPVKTLSNSEVYLQSCNASVSMPCSSRSIESCCQQQDKRPAKRTVVSSSENNATPHSSEGANGSNPSGNGRSCCVPDLGVNSDCLGLGSLPAAKAMRSSSLNSAAPALDSSLFGCEIDSNSFGTGNAERPVATIFAFHKAISKDLEFLDVESGKLIDCDETFIRQFMGRFHLLWGYYKAHSSAEDDILFPALESKEALHNVSHSYTLDHKQEEKLFEDIYSVLTELSMLHEKLQSDSMMGGVTQTETVHTDIDSGDCKKKYNELATKLQGMCKSIKITLDQHIFLEELELWPLFDEHFSIQEQDKIVGRIIGTTGAEVLQSMLPWVTSALSEDEQNRMMDTWKQATKNTMFDEWLNECWKGSPDSSSGEASKHSPQRDNDHQEIVDQTGQLFKPGWKDIFRMNQNELEAEIRKVYQDTTLDPRRKDYLVQNWRTSRWIAAQQKLPKETEIALNGDVTLGCTPSFRDPEKQIFGCEHYKRNCKLRAVCCDQLFTCRFCHDKVSDHSMDRKLVTEMLCMRCLKVQPVGPICTTPSCDGFPMAKHYCSICKLFDDERAVYHCPFCNLCRVGEGLGIDYFHCMTCNCCLGMKLVNHKCLEKSLETNCPICCEFLFTSSETVRALPCGHYMHSACFQAYTCSHYTCPICGKTLGDMGVYFGMLDALLAAEELPEEYKDRCQDILCNDCQRKGTTRFHWLYHKCGSCGSYNTRVIRSETTAQDCPTTS, from the exons ATGGCGACGCCTTTACCGGATTTTGAGGCGACGAGAGCTTCTTCGTCGTCATCAACCACGGTCATCTCGAGCTCCGTACCTTCATCTTCTCGTCCCCCTGCGTCGAATTCGTTCTCGGAGGACGCGGAAGAGATTTCTCCGATCCTGTTTTTCCTCTTCTTTCACAAAGCGGTATGCAGCGAGCTCGAATCGCTTCATAGGTTGGCGTTGGAGTTCGCCACGGGGCACCACGTCGATCTCCGGCTGCTTCGTGAACGGTACCGGTTCTTGAGATCGATCTATAAGCATCACTGCAATGCCGAGGACGAG GTGATCTTTTCAGCTCTTGACATACGCGTGAAGAACGTAGCGCAGACGTATTCTCTTGAACACAAGGGTGAGAGCACGCTCTTCGATCATCTCTTTGAGCTGCTAAATCCCGCCACGGAGATTGATGAAAGCTACCGAAGGGGCTTGGCGAGCAGTACTGGAGCCCTTCAGACTTCTGTTAGCCAGCATTTAGCGAAAGAACAGAAGCAG GTGTTCCCGTTACTTATTGAGAAGTTTAAGCATGAGGAGCAAGCTTACATAGTCTGGCGGTTTCTCTGCAGCATTCCTGTGAATATGCTTGCCGTGTTTCTTCCATGGCTCGCTTCCTCCATTTCAGTTGATGAAAGCAAGGAGATGCAAACGTGCCTAAGCAAGATAGTTCCAGACGAGACGCTCCTTCAGCAG GTTATTTTCACCTGGTTGGGAAGGAAAAGCGATACTGCGGCTTCATGTCGCATAGAAGATTCTCTGTTCCAGTGCTGTATGGATTCTTCTAGCAGCATGCTTCCTTGCGAAACTAGTAGAGCACAGTGCGCATGTGAGGGATCCAAGGTCGGGAAGAGAAAATACCAAGAGCTTACCAGTCATGATTCTTTTGATGCCCAGATGCACCCAATTGATGAGATCAAGCTTTGGCATAAGTCAATGAACAAGGAGATGAAAGAAATAGCCGATGAAGCTAGGAAGATTCAGCTGTCTGGAGATTTTTCGGATTTATCTGCGTTTGATGAACGCTTGCAATATATTGCTGAAGTATGCATCTTCCACAG TCTTGCAGAGGACAAGATCATATTTCCAGCAGTAGATGGGGAGTTTTCATTTTCCGAGGAGCACGATGAAGAAGAAAACCAGTTTAACGAGTTTCGATGCTTAATTGAAAATATCAAGAGTGCTGGAGCGTCTTCTACTTCCGCTGCTGAATTTTACACCAAGCTGTGCGCACATGCTGATCAAATTATGGAAACTATTCAAAGACACTTTCACAACGAGGAAATTCAG GTGCTACCCCTTGCACGAAAGAACTTCACCTTTAAACGTCAACAAGAACTTCTCTACCAAAGCCTGTGTATAATGCCCTTGAGATTAATTGAACGTGTTTTGCCATGGCTGGCGGCATCTTTAACAGAAGATGAAGCTAAGAATTTCCTGAAGAACTTGCAAGCTGGAG CACCTAAATCGGATGCTGCTCTCGTTACTCTTTTCTCTGGGTGGGCATGCAAAGGACGCAAGGCCGGGGAATGCTTGTCTCCTAACGGGAATGGTTTATGCCCTGTTAAAACATTAAGCAACAGTGAAGTCTACCTTCAGTCATGTAATGCTTCTGTGTCGATGCCATGCTCGAGTAGGAGTATAGAATCGTGTTGCCAGCAGCAAGACAAAAGGCCAGCCAAGCGAACTGTTGTATCGTCTAGTGAAAACAATGCCACCCCTCACTCGTCAGAAGGCGCAAATGGGTCCAATCCATCTGGAAATGGTAGGTCATGCTGTGTTCCGGATCTCGGAGTTAACAGTGATTGTCTGGGACTTGGTTCTCTTCCAGCAGCTAAAGCTATGAGATCTTCTTCGCTAAACTCTGCTGCACCCGCTCTTGACTCCAGCCTCTTTGGTTGTGAAATAGATAGTAACAGCTTTGGTACTGGAAATGCGGAGCGGCCGGTTGCTACAATATTCGCGTTTCACAAGGCCATAAGCAAAGATCTGGAGTTTCTTGATGTTGAATCTGGAAAGCTCATTGATTGTGATGAAACGTTCATTCGTCAATTTATGGGTCGGTTTCACCTACTCTGGGGTTATTACAAAGCTCATAGTAGTGCAGAAGATGATATCCTATTCCCAGCTTTGGAGTCAAAGGAGGCGCTTCACAATGTCAGTCACTCTTACACGCTAGACCATAAACAGGAGGAGAAGCTGTTTGAAGATATTTACAGTGTTCTTACGGAACTTTCTATGCTTCATGAGAAGTTACAAAGTGATTCTATGATGGGGGGCGTAACTCAGACTGAAACTGTTCATACTGATATTGATAGCGGTGACTGCAAGAAGAAGTACAACGAACTGGCTACAAAGCTACAAGGGATGTGCAAATCCATTAAAATCACGTTGGATCAGCATATTTTCTTGGAGGAATTGGAGCTCTGGCCTCTATTTGACGAACATTTCTCCATTCAAGAGCAAGACAAGATTGTGGGTCGTATAATCGGGACAACGGGTGCTGAAGTTCTTCAATCTATGTTACCATGGGTGACGTCCGCCCTTTCTGAAGATGAACAAAATAGAATGATGGATACCTGGAAGCAGGCGACCAAGAACACAATGTTCGATGAATGGCTCAATGAATGCTGGAAAGGATCACCCGACTCATCCTCAGGGGAAGCATCCAAACATAGTCCACAGAGAG ATAATGATCATCAAGAAATCGTGGACCAAACTGGTCAACTTTTTAAGCCGGGGTGGAAAGATATTTTCCGCATGAATCAGAACGAACTAGAGGCTGAAATCAGGAAGGTTTATCAGGACACAACACTTGATCCAAGGAGAAAAGATTATCTAGTACAAAATTGGAGAACCAG TCGATGGATAGCGGCTCAGCAAAAGTTACCTAAGGAAACAGAAATTGCATTGAACGGTGATGTTACACTTGGATGTACCCCCTCTTTTCGAGATCCCGAGAAGCAGATATTTGGATGCGAGCATTACAAGCGTAACTGCAAGCTTCGGGCTGTATGTTGTGATCAGTTGTTCACTTGTAGGTTTTGCCATGACAAAGTAAGCGACCACTCCATGGACAG AAAACTGGTGACAGAAATGCTCTGTATGCGGTGCCTCAAGGTGCAACCTGTTGGACCTATTTGCACAACGCCTTCATGCGATGGATTCCCAATGGCAAAGCACTATTGCAGTATTTGCAAACTTTTCGATGATGAAAG GGCTGTGTACCACTGTCCATTCTGCAACCTTTGCCGGGTCGGTGAGGGACTGGGAATCGATTATTTCCATTGCATGACATGTAACTGTTGCCTGGGTATGAAGTTAGTAAACCACAAGTGTCTAGAGAAAAGCCTTGAGACAAATTGCCCCATTTGCTGCGAGTTTCTCTTCACATCAAGTGAAACAGTCAGGGCCTTACCATGTGGTCACTACATGCACTCAGCTTGCTTCCAG GCTTACACTTGCAGCCACTACACATGTCCAATCTGTGGAAAAACATTAGGAGATATGGGG GTTTACTTCGGTATGCTTGATGCACTGTTAGCTGCAGAAGAACTTCCAGAAGAATACAAAGATCGCTGCCAG GACATTCTATGTAATGACTGTCAACGCAAAGGAACGACACGGTTCCATTGGTTGTACCATAAATGCGGTAGCTGCGGTTCTTACAACACCCGTGTGATCAGATCAGAAACAACCGCCCAAGACTGCCCAACCACATCCTGA